DNA sequence from the Dreissena polymorpha isolate Duluth1 chromosome 3, UMN_Dpol_1.0, whole genome shotgun sequence genome:
ACATTTGCCTTTAGGCCAATTAATCATATAGAGCATTTATTCACAATAATTGTAAACACTTATTAAGCATTTAGGATAATATTACCTATACTGATTCACCTTTTTTGAACAGCAGTTAACATTTTATCTCACCTGTACTAGAGTGGTGTGTGTGGTGTCCATTACAAAGTTCCTGTGCTTTGTTTCTTGGCCTTGTATGCCAATTACTTTGAAGTAAATACATGGAAATCTGTTCTCTGTATCATCGCCAGTGTTCTGCCAGAAAAGCGGATCAtctgttaaaacaaaattataaacttATTAACCTGTAGATGAACTTCAGAGAAATCCATCTTTTAAATGGAAGCCAATCAGATGATATAACATGTAATTCCATTCAGAGTTTTTCGAGACGGCTAAGGTTCCATATGATCACATGATAGTACATTGTATAGCACACAAACTTTCTAATTAATAggcatgtaattaatttatatgtttGATGTCATAACATGCTTGAACTTCTTAACTGTAATAAAGACAATTGATTAATGTAGGAAGATTACTGAGAGGTTGAACAAACTTGTTTTTACCTGAGCTCCTTATGGCAATAATATCTCCTTTTGCAACAACCCTGAAGGAAAACACTACAGTTATAACTTATAGGATTAGTGTACATAGATTAAATTTTAGACTTTAAGGTCAATCATGCCCATTTAAATTATGTATACATGGAAAGCATATtctttataaagaaaatattgaatttgtattataTAACTCATAACAATAATAACTTTGAAATGACATAAACTGACTATAAAATAGGTTAGTACAGGTTCATGTAGGTTTCTCTGCTCTGGTTGATGCATACTTGAGTAGATTCTTGGACTCAGAGCCGGTTTATTTACCTTGGAATTTTCGAAGATATCACATCTTCTTCATCAGCTGATCACTGAATCACTGACGTCACAATCACATGACCGGTGAAGGGTCACGTGATACGAAGAGACTGGCATACATCCGGGGGTAGCTTGAGTCCCTCGTCCCTGTTAAGTGATGGCCAGGTGTATGCCAGTCTCTTCGTATCACGTGACCCTTCACCGGTCATGTGATTGTGACGTCAGTGAATCAGTGATCAGCTGATGAAGAAGATGTGATATCTTCGAAAATTCCAAGGTAAATAAACCGGCTCTTAGTCCAAGAATCTACTCAAGTAGGTTGGTACAGCTTATATACCAGTATATTCTACATCACACCTCCAGTTTGCCATATTAATACCATTTAAGAACTGAAGATTTGCAAAAAGACATTTTGTCACACATATTCTTTTTTTTATGTTAGAATTGTATGTATTTTCTAATGTATGTGATTTTTCAGAGCAGTTTTttagttaattttaaattttctattaaaTGCGTTAAACAATAAGTAAATTAAAACCTAATTTTTTATTTAGATCATTACTCTCACTTTTACCTTCTGCATGTAAAATACTGTTTTAGTGCCTCGTCATGTGGAGACCGTGGACTGTAGTTGGGAGATGGGACAATAGAAATGGTGACTTCACTGGCAACTGGCGGCGTCACAGTGCAGGATGGGCTTTTGGAGGATATTATATTCAAGGTATACACATCTGTGAAGTTATATCTctgtaaaacaagaaaaaatattaatggtTTTAAAATCTATCTGGTTTACATGCAGTCAGAAATGCATgtcaaattttgaaaatatttggtagcaatttaaatatagaaatattgtGCCATTTACAGTTTTTAATTAATGGATTTTCTATAAAATTGCAAACCATCTATCATTTGCATGTTCTAAGCCAAGAAATTCAAAATAACTGTTTGCAAGTGTATGTAAAAAGAAGGTGAATAAGTCAACAATGCAAATTATCATAAAGCATACCTTTAATTTCAATTTTGATGGCAATATAACTGGTGGCTTTTGTTGCATGTTAAACAAGCAGAGGGGTGAGATGTAAACCTTTGTGGATCTATCAAACTCCTTAGTTAGGCAGCGTACCATACAAAGTCTCTCTATTGGAGGATCTTtaccaacaacatcaacatcttcatCATAATCTGGAGTTACAAGCACATAGCTGCTATCAAAAACACCaagttttaacatttgttttcttgacatTCCAATAAAATAGAAAGAgtcaaagttttgtttttttacttcacGAAACAGCATCTCTCTGAAAACATATTCCTGTGAAACAACTTCAAAGCAGAAACTGCCAATAAAGTCTGAGACTTTCCTTTGCCTTGTTACATCAAAAGTCTGAGTTGTAGTTTTTGAATTCTTATCATCAGTGATGTCTTCAAAGTTTGGGATACAATCGTCTTCATCTTCCTGTTGGAGTGAATTAGAATAAAACACGTCTGAATATTGTGTGAAATCTGACAGAAGTGGACTGAATGACACGGCATTGCCTGGACGCTTTAAAGATCTGATTTTGTCTTGAAATCTCTTTGTTTCAGCTTGCATATCACCTAAGAATGTTATCACCATCTCTGTCTTTTCAGTTAACATGCCTTGTTTAACTGGAGAACATTCTAGTACAAATGTATCAGTGTAATATTCTCGTTTGAAATCTGGATCATTAAGAAATGGGCCATATGGTGCTAAGAAAACATCCTTTGCTCTAACAAGAACAGGGCTTTTCTTGATAATCTGTAACAAATGTTTGGAAAATTCTGAATCTCTCTTAGTAATCCACCTGTAGGTCTCTTGTGAACCGACTCCAATCACTAAATTGTAGACAGGGTGAAGCTGGACACATCTTACATATATATTCTCTGATGCAATGTTATAGTGTGTCATGAATTCTGGTGAACAAAATATCTCAATCTTGTTAGGGCTATCAGTCTCAGCTTGGTTCTGCGTTTGTTCTCGAATTATGGTGACGACGAAGATTTCAATATCTGAGCCATGAACAATACTTCCTGTGTTGTCAACGTCTGTTTCTTCAGTATCTGGTATTAGGATCTCTGGAAAATTCTGACTGTTCGACAAGAACCTCTGAAATACGCTTCCCTTTCCTGGTGGGTGTTTACTTTCGCTTTTAGTGTTTGTCCAAATAGACAGACAAAACGACTGTCTGGAACTAGGTAGTCCCAAAATATCGGCATCTTTTCTTGAAACAAACACGTGTAATTGGTTGTCATTATTACTTAGGTCCTGTTTATCAAGCTTGACAAGGGACGCGTTGAATCTAAGGGTTTTATCTCGAAATTTGTCAGAATTACTGAGGGCAGCCATTTTTATTTGCGAATATAACAACACATACATTTATCCCCAATAGTTTGAGGCCCGTCCTGCATTTGTGTCAACAAAATTTTTATGTTAAAAGAGttttacggaatccggatagtgccatctataaccTCGCCCttttttcatcaagggcgacaatagacacacgaagcgatacacgatatttttcgcgacagtcgcggcgacgcacgatattttgcgcgacagtcgcggcgatgcacgatatttttcgcgacggTCGCGGCGACGcgcaatatatttaacacgatatatcgccttttgggctacctacacaggggcgatatatcgtgttaaatatatcgtgcgtcgccgcgactgtcgcgcaaaatatcatgcgtcgccgcgactgtagcGATAagtatcgtgtatcgcttcgtgtgtcgtgtctcgcgtttacagggcgacactagacacacaaagCGACATGTATCGCAGTCTACTAATTTGAGacagattcggataatatgggcgatatttgaataataaaatatcgtgcgtcgccgcgactgtcgcgcaaaatatcgtgcgtcgcttcgagTGTCTAGTGTCGCTCTTTTAACGccagacacgacacacgaagcgatatgtgaacgatatttttcgcgacagtcgcggcgacgcacgatattttgcgcgacagtcgcggcgtcgCACGTTATTTTTTCGCGATAGTCttggcgacgcacgatagtttgggcgacagtcgcggcgacgcacaatatatttaaaacgatatatcgccttttgggctgcCTACaaaagggcgatatatcgtgttaaatatatcgtgcgtcgccgcgactgtcgcgcaaaatatcgtgcgtcgccgcgactgtcgcgaaaaatatcgtgtatcgcttagtgtgtctagtgtcgcctttGATGAAAGAAGgacgagattatagatggcactatgcGGATTCCGTTGAGTTTGAATACGATTTGCGTGCTTTCATATAGGAAATCATGTAACCGATGTGAAAGAGATTgtctactttatttatttatttatttatttatttattcattcattcactcatttgttcgttcattcattcattctttcattcattcatccattcattcatattatattttattcagaGTGAGTTAAAGGTTAGGGGGGATACGGGAGTTAGAGAGAGAGAAAGACATAGAAGTTGTGAGGTAATTCATGAGCGAACATAAATTAGTTAATCTTGTCTGGTTTATTCTTGGTTGTTTGGTGGTTTGATGGTTGTTTAGAAAGGCTACAAGAGGTTCTGTAGGTGggtatttttttgttgtttacgCTCAACCCATCATCCGATGAGTATTTATAATTCATCATTCATTTAACGTACGTTCCAAATTATAGATGCATTACGCACCAAACAGTATTCATGCCGAACCTTTAGCAAAtctttaaatggaccttttcgcGTTtcgttaaattgacaaaataaaaaataaaatgtttcagaatcgcaattTTTCGTTGTAGTTTTGATATCTATGatgtaacagtaatactgaacatttaccatgctctaaaatatccatcataggcatcttttcacgatttaaaaacctgaaaattataaagcgttgcaacgcgaaacgattgaaaagatggcgacaatgcgatagtacgataataCCATGAcgaaagtgcgacaatacgatggcgacagtgcgatagtacaatggcgacagtacgatgacgacaatgcgacagtgcggactgcacaggctaatctgggacgacattttacgcacatgcattatgcccagttttatcagaacaagacacattgcCATCTTTGACCTCTTTatattgaccttgacattgatccAGGGATTCGTTTTTCTGCTAAATAATGAATGTGCACTCAGGTCAGGCTGTATTACACAAGGCcatattttatctttgacctcaaagtgtgaccttccCCCATGAGCTAGCGAACCATGCATTTGCACGCAACACGTCGTCTCAAAGTGATGATTTTGTGGCAATGTATTTTTACATTACCTGAGTGGCAAATAATAAGCTTCTCTTCGGTTAATATTTCGACACAAACGTACAGATGCACACCGTATTACGCGTCACGTCGATGACAGAGTGTGCCGTCGAAGACAGGCAGTTGGATTCGACTGCGAACAACAGGTAGGTTATAAATTCGGTCGGTATAATTATATCACGCAAGTAAGGCCAAAATCATTACTTCGAACATATTGCCCATTGACTGAGGACGCCACCAGGCAATTTTGGACTCGTTccagtttttaaagaaatgtgaacgagttaaaagtgacagtttccgaaacatcattgaaaatgatttttgttcaaaatatctcaagtttgaaataaatgactggaTTTCGTGTTATATACTTACGCAAGTATCCCTTGAGGATACGTAATCTAAATATCCGCCCTTGAGTTGTTTTATGAACATGTCACAGGCGTCCAAACTGACCCCGTCGAAAAAAAAAGATGCCGTAGTAagcagatatgtattttaaatgatgccgaTCATGGCAGAAACGCTGTAGAAGATGCTAACGAAGATGGCAGATTGTccaaataactattttatttatttctctcttctttttgtacttttatacacaattaaaaAGCGAAATTGTCCTTTGTAAAATATTATCAAGACAGGAAGGTTATGTATGCTGTAGGTGTATGAACATATGGTCAATAACCCATACATATTATCAAGCACGCTCACTGGTTAGGCCACATGTCCA
Encoded proteins:
- the LOC127872749 gene encoding peroxisome assembly factor 2-like isoform X2, translated to MAALSNSDKFRDKTLRFNASLVKLDKQDLSNNDNQLHVFVSRKDADILGLPSSRQSFCLSIWTNTKSESKHPPGKGSVFQRFLSNSQNFPEILIPDTEETDVDNTGSIVHGSDIEIFVVTIIREQTQNQAETDSPNKIEIFCSPEFMTHYNIASENIYVRCVQLHPVYNLVIGVGSQETYRWITKRDSEFSKHLLQIIKKSPVLVRAKDVFLAPYGPFLNDPDFKREYYTDTFVLECSPVKQGMLTEKTEMVITFLGDMQAETKRFQDKIRSLKRPGNAVSFSPLLSDFTQYSDVFYSNSLQQEDEDDCIPNFEDITDDKNSKTTTQTFDVTRQRKVSDFIGSFCFEVVSQEYVFREMLFREVKKQNFDSFYFIGMSRKQMLKLGVFDSSYVLVTPDYDEDVDVVGKDPPIERLCMVRCLTKEFDRSTKVYISPLCLFNMQQKPPVILPSKLKLKRYNFTDVYTLNIISSKSPSCTVTPPVASEVTISIVPSPNYSPRSPHDEALKQYFTCRRVVAKGDIIAIRSSDDPLFWQNTGDDTENRFPCIYFKVIGIQGQETKHRNFVMDTTHTTLVQIGTEHSYVPVMMQTYLSPQPVSFWDQDYLHGLHTYVDRLENFILPHITTSSETKILQSLPPAILLSGPVGCGKTSLVVAVARRFGVHAFKVNCHTLVGESAAATESRMKNAFTAAGLYSPCILLLQSIHALGRDRDGNTEDPRVASSLLSNVMQLKNDLQLFPMVVVATCHKNKDLTHDMQECFLHHLKIEVPTEHERGDIVGALIQNVNHSANICLSYIAQRTAGFVLGDLAALVAHAKREAFKRIVNLCYSGKVRPTVSEEEDLLAAGIVLQQADFQAALDQLQAAHSDAIGAPKIPNVMWDDVGGLSDVKSEILDTIQLPLQYPELLAAGLRRSGVLLYGPPGTGKTLLAKAVATECSLNFLSVKGPELINMYVGQSEQNIREVFNRARSATPCVIFFDELDSLAPHRGKSGDSGGVMDRY